CTACCATACTACATTCCAAAAACATTAGGCCACCCCAAGTTGTCAGGTTAGTGCCGTCATAAATATTTGGGAAAATAATTTCCTGTGATTTATAGTTATCCGTGGTGAATAAATTCTGATAAGTTGGCTCTAGTTTGTATCCTGCAGCAATCACCTTATTGCAATTCGTCAAACATGAATCATAATACTGGGTATTATTGGTTCCCAAATAGGTATTGGCATTGAGGTAAACACGTGCTAACAATGCCCAGGCAGCAGCTTTATTAGCATGACCATAAGTTGGGCCATACCCTACAGCAGGAGCGTCTAAATCAGCTTGGCAAGAATTCAGCTCAGTTGTAATATAATTCAAAATTTGCTGTGCTGTTGCATAGGGTGGAAGTGTTGGAGTACCTATGGGACTGGAATCTGTTACCAGAGGCCCGTTACGGAAGAGATCCAATACATTATCATAACATAGTGCACGCAAGAAACGAGCCTCGGCACGGAACGTATGAATGGAGTCGATCAACGAAGTTGAACATCCGCGTGATTGCAATTGAGCATCTGTTGTTTCTTGTAAAAACGAGGTTGCAATGGTAATCTGATAATACAACCGTGCATAAAATCCATTCAGAAAGATATCCGTAGGAGTCCAAGAGAAAGTGTGAAAATTTTGAATGGTATTGTCATTCCAACAACACATTGCTTCGTCAGTAGGCAACTCCTCTAAATTCCAGAGAGGACGCAAATAGCCGGCTTGGCTACCGCCATCATATCCTGAAATATCCAATTGATTATCTCCTCCCTGCAAACCACCAGTCGAGAAGCCGGCATAAATTTTTGCCAAATACTCAATATATGGAGTTGCAGTATTCTTAAAAGTTGCGGTAGCAGTCGATACTTTAGTATCAAGTGGCGTCACATTCAGATCGTTTGTACACGAACTTAAAGAAAGTATAGCTAGTGCAACAGCAGAAACTATCGTCAAATATTTTATTTTTTTCATTGTATTTGCAATTTAAAAATTAACTCTTAAGCCTAAGATATAGACACGTGGACGTGGATAAATATTATTATCAATACCACCATTCACTTCAGGATCCAATCCTTTGTATTTAGTGATCACAAAAGGATTTTGAACAGTACCATATATGCTGGCACTCAGTTTAGTATCAAACAGATGGTCAAAGTTATATCCAAGAGTCATATTATCCATTCGCAAGAAAGAGGCATTCTGAATAAAATAATCAGAAAAATATTGGATAGTATTGAATCCTGTAGCTATTGCACTGTGAGTTG
The sequence above is drawn from the Microbacter margulisiae genome and encodes:
- a CDS encoding RagB/SusD family nutrient uptake outer membrane protein, whose product is MKKIKYLTIVSAVALAILSLSSCTNDLNVTPLDTKVSTATATFKNTATPYIEYLAKIYAGFSTGGLQGGDNQLDISGYDGGSQAGYLRPLWNLEELPTDEAMCCWNDNTIQNFHTFSWTPTDIFLNGFYARLYYQITIATSFLQETTDAQLQSRGCSTSLIDSIHTFRAEARFLRALCYDNVLDLFRNGPLVTDSSPIGTPTLPPYATAQQILNYITTELNSCQADLDAPAVGYGPTYGHANKAAAWALLARVYLNANTYLGTNNTQYYDSCLTNCNKVIAAGYKLEPTYQNLFTTDNYKSQEIIFPNIYDGTNLTTWGGLMFLECSMVDSKNQSITNAPGAWGGNRAVPEFVARFTNEETNYTLDQRYSMLYQGFNHPSIDDNTQFEQGTPLLKYVNYSSTGVKSTASFATGAFPILRLGDVYLMYAEAVLRGGAGGDKATALQYINDLRDRAEGSGGFTDLEITSSQLTLPFILEERAREMFAEATRRTDLVRFGDLTSSSYLWQWKGGVKNGTGVDNHYNVYPLPSSDLNANPNLKQNPGYN